TTGTACCGCTCCTTATTATTTTTTTTACTTCCATGGCCTTTCTTGAGGATGTGGGTTATATGGCCAGGGCGGCCTTTGTTATGGACCGGTTTATGCATATAATCGGGCTTCACGGGAAAAGCTTTTTACCTATGTGCCTTGGCTTTGGCTGCAATGTTCCATCTATTATGGGCGCGAGGATTATCGAATCAAAGAGGGCGAGGCTGCTTACCATATTCCTTACCCCTTTTGTGCCGTGCACAGCAAGACTTGCAGCCATGACATTCATCGCCGCAGCCGTTTTCGGTGAAAAGGCCCTTGTTGTTTCATGGTTTCTCATTGCCCTAAATCTCCTTGCCCTCGGTTTTACAGGCATGATTATGGGCAGATTCTTTTTAAAAGATGTACCGGTGCCTTTTATAATGGAGCTTCCTCTTTACCATAAGCCTGATATCAGGACGATAGCAGCAACTGTTCGGAACAGAACCATGTCTTTTATAAAAAAGGCAGGCACAATTATACTCGGTTTTTCTGTCCTGATATGGATAATATCCAGTTTCCCCGGCGGAAACATTGAAAACAGCATACTTGGCTGGATAGGACGTTTAATTGAGCCTGTCGGCATACCGCTTGGGCTTGATTGGAAGATGATCGTTGCGCTCCTTTCAAGTATAGTTGCAAAAGAGAATGCCATTGCGACCCTTGGTGTTTTGTACAGCGTGGGTGATCAGGGACTTATGGATGTCCTGCCGAAAATTATAAGTCATGCTTCGTCTCTTTCTTTCCTTGTAACCCTTATGTTATTTATACCATGCGCCCCGACTTTTGCTGTGATGAAACGTGAAATGGGCAGTTGGAAGTGGTTTCTCACCTCATTCATATCCATGCTTTTTATTTCTTACTGCGGAGGGATGGCAGCATATCGTTTAGCATTGTTGTTGGGAATATAACTATTCCAATTCCAAATTAAAGATGAAATCAAGGCGGCAAGGAAGAGGCGACGTAGACGTACAGTGAACAGTATGTCGAGGAGCCGATGACGAAGCCAAAGATGATAGCGCTTTAATTTGGGATTGGAATTATAGACCTATACCGTCAATAACAGCGCCACAAAATTGGCAGGCGCCGTTTTTGATACTATAATCGGAAATACTATATCCGTATCGCCGGATAACAAGTTTATTACAGTTATAGCAGTACGTGTTTTCCCCGTCCGATCCGGGGACATTTCCTTCATAGACATACCGCAGGTTTTCCTCAAGCCCGATCTCACGAGCCCGGTGAAGGGTTTTTAACGGGGTTCGAGGGGCATCCAGCAGTTTGTAGGTCGGGTAAAAGGCGCTCACGTGCCAGGGAGTTTCAGCGCCAAGCTCCTTTTTAATAAATTGTGCAACGGCTCTTAGTTCCGCTTCGCTGTCGTTGTATCCGGGAATGATGAGTGTGGTGATTTCTATCCAGATACCCAGCTTTTTATAGAGTTTTATAGTGTCGAGGACACGGGATAGTTTAGCGCCACAGATATTTTTGTAAAATGTCTCATTGAACCCTTTAAGGTCAATATTCGCTGCATCAAGATATGGGCGAATTGCAAAAAGAGGCTCTTCTTCGATATATCCGTTTGTTACGAAGTTATTATAGATGCCTTTCTCATTTGCAAGT
The sequence above is a segment of the Pseudomonadota bacterium genome. Coding sequences within it:
- the amrS gene encoding AmmeMemoRadiSam system radical SAM enzyme yields the protein MQEASFYEKLEGRKVQCRLCRHRCIIANGKHGICTVRENRQGTLYTLVYNMPCAYHVDPIEKKPLFHFFPGSKAFSIATAGCNFQCLHCQNYEISQTYRDKKDISGKVITPEEAVELAQQSGCKNISYTYTEPTIFYEYAFDIAKLANEKGIYNNFVTNGYIEEEPLFAIRPYLDAANIDLKGFNETFYKNICGAKLSRVLDTIKLYKKLGIWIEITTLIIPGYNDSEAELRAVAQFIKKELGAETPWHVSAFYPTYKLLDAPRTPLKTLHRAREIGLEENLRYVYEGNVPGSDGENTYCYNCNKLVIRRYGYSISDYSIKNGACQFCGAVIDGIGL